The following is a genomic window from Streptomyces lincolnensis.
GGCCGAAGATGCCGTCGAGGTTCTGCCCGTTCGGCTTGACCAGGCGGTGCGAGAGCAGGTGCAGGCGCAGCCAGACGTCGTGGGAGTCCAGCGGCTTGTCGTCGAGGGAGGAGATGACCGTACGGACCGCGACGATCTCGACACCGCGCACCTCGTCCGTGCGCAGGGCGGCCACGCCGTGCTCGCCGAGCAGTTCACGGGTGCGTTCGGCGTCCAGGCGCTCGCTGCCGGCCGGCCCGGGATCGGCGGTGAGCTCCGGCGCGGGGAACCAGGTGTCGAGAACGGTGCCGTCGGCGGCGACGGTGGCGAGGCCGGCGGCAACAGCGCCGGTGGTACGAGGAGCAGTCGTGTCGGTCATGAGGGCAACCTAACCGCCGGGAGGCCGCCTAGGCCAACCAGCGCGGAGGGCGTCTCAGGTGCCGGGCGCGGCCGGTGCCCGCACCCCGGAACGGTGCCTTCCGCGGTGCGGTCGGCCGTGAGGCCGTGGAGCCCCGCCTCGCCCTGTCGTCCGGCGGCCCGCGAACGGTTCACGGACCCGTGGGGATCACTCGGCGCAGTGCTTCCCGCGCGTACTCCTCGTCGTACGACGTACCGGTCAGCAGCACCTGGAGGCAGATGCCGTCCAGCAGCGCGATCAGCGCCCGTACGGTGACCGGGTCGGTGCGGGGCGCGAGCCGCTCGGCGAGGTCGTCGGCCCATTCGGCGGCGACCGGGCGCAGGGCGGGGCGGCGCAGGGCGGCGAGGTAGAGCTCGTACTCCAGCTCGACGCCGGCGCGCTCGCCGGACAGCCACTCGCCCAGCAGGGCGGCGAGTTCGGCGGCCAGGTCGGTGTCCGGGTCGCTCAGGCCGCCACGGTCGGCGGCGGCCTTGGCGAAGCACTCGTTGCTCTGCCGCAGCGCCGCGACGATCAGCTCGTCGAGTGTGGCGAAGTGGTACGTCGTGGAGCCGAGCGGCACGTCGGCCTCGGCGGCGACGGTGCGGTGGGTCAGGCCGGCGAGGCCCTTGTCCCGCACGACCCGGATCGCCGCGTCGATGATCCGCTGCCGTCGCTCGGGGTCGTGGCGCCGGGCCATCAGTGCGCCCCGCCCAGGTTCAGCACGACCACCCCGACGATGATCAGCGCGATTCCGGCGGCCTTGGCGGCGGTCACCCCCTCCCCCAGGAACACGATGCCGATGGTGACGATGGCCGCGGTGCCGATGCCGGCCCAGATCGCGTACGCGGTGCCGACGTTGACGGTCTTCAGCGTCTGGGCGAGCAGCGCGAAGGACACGAGGTAACCGGCGACGGTCAGCAGCGAGGGCAGCAGCCTGCTGAAACCGTCGGTGTACTTCATCGCCGTCGTGGCGGCGACCTCGGCGGCGATGGCGCCGGCGAGCAACAGATATCCCATGTGTACGAGCGTACATAACGGCGCTCTCCCGGGCGAGACGCGGCGGGTGACCGAAAGGGCGGGGATGACGAGGGGGCACCAGGTCGGCCAAGATCCGGGATCGCTCGTTTCAAACGCCTGCCGCCAACTCCCTGGCTCCACTAGTGTTTCACTGTTCACCTACTTCCCCATCACTCCCCATCACAGCCGCAACCGCGACTCGCCGGGCGCCGCTGGAGGAATCGCGCATGCCAATACGCCCGTCCCGCACCCCTCAGAACCAGCCATGGGAGAACGGCTGGTCACCGGAGAGTTCCCGGGTGCCGGGCACGCGACGGCTGTGGCTGGCCGGAGCGATGGCGATAGCCACCGTCGCCGCGTGCGTGACGGCCATCGTCGTGACGGACCAGCACGACGGCGACAACGACGAGTCGGCCGCCCCGAACCCGACGACCTCCGCGTCACCGACCGGCCCCGGCCTCATCTCCTACGCCAGCGACTCCCCGACCCCGACCGCCTCACCGACCCCGAAGCGCGCCAAGCCGTCCGCCAGGCCCAGCACCGGCACCCCCACCGCCCCGCACGGCTCGGCCTCCGCGCCGACCCCCACCGCACCGGCGAAGTCCCCCACCGCCAAGCCCGGTTCACCCCCCGCCAAGCCGTCGACGACCTGGCGCTCGGTCCGCTCGGTCAACTACCCCGACCGCTACTGGCACATCGGCGGCGGCCTGGTGAAGCTCGACCGCGTCGGCGGCTCGGAGTCCCGCGAGGACTCCACCTTCAAACTGGTCAAGGGCCTCGCCGACAGCTCCTGTTACTCCTTCGCCACCTCCGACGGCACCTACCTGCGCCACCGCAGCTTCGTCCTCCGCTCGGAACGCGACGACGGCTCCTCCCTCTTCGACCAGGACGCCACGTTCTGCCCCCGCGGCTCCTACTACTCCGGCGCGATCATGCTGGAGTCGGTCAACTACCCGGGCCGCTTCCTGCGCCACAAGGACTTCACACTCCGCCTGGAGTCGTACCAGCACAGCGGCCAGTACCAGGCGGACGCGGCGTTCCGGGTGGTGGCGGGGCTGGCCTGAGCAGGGGTCGGCCCGAGGGCCACGAACCCCGGGCACACGAAAGCGGCGGCGCCCCTCGGGGCACCGCCGCTTCGACGTACGTACGGGATCTCAGACGTTGAACCCGAGCGCCCGCAGCTGCTCGCGCCCGTCGTCCGTGATCTTGTCGGGGCCCCACGGGGGCATCCAGACCCAGTTGATGCGCAGTTCGTTGACGAGGCCGTCCGTGGCGGACTTGGCCTGGTCCTCGATGACGTCGGTCAGCGGGCAGGCCGCCGAGGTCAGGGTCATGTCGATCGTCGCGATGTTCGCGTCGTCGATGTGGATGCCGTAGATCAGGCCGAGGTTGACGACATCGATGCCCAACTCGGGGTCGACGACGTCGTACAGGGCCTCGCGGACCTCCTCCTCGGAGGCCGGCTTCATCTCCAGGGTCTCGCTCATGCCGTCTTCCTTTCGACGTCGGCGTCGGCGCCCAGCGCCTGGGCCGTCGCGTCCTTCCACGCCATCCAGCTCAGGAGGGCGCACTTGACCCGGGCCGGGTACTTGGAGACACCGGCGAACGCGACCGCGTCCTCCAGCACCTCCTCCATCGCGTCGTCGGGCTCGATCTTCCCCTTGGACTGCATCAGCTCCAGGAAGGTCTCCTGGATCTTCCGCGCGTCGGACAGGTCCTTGCCGACGAGGAGGTCGTTCAGTACGGAGGCCGAGGCCTGGCTGATGGAGCAGCCCTGGCCCTCGTACGAGACGTCCTGGATCGTCGTGCCGTCGTACTTCACACGGAGGGTGATCTCGTCGCCACACGTCGGGTTCACGTGGTGTACCTCGGCGTCGCCATCCCTCAGACCACGCCCGTGCGGGTGCTTGTAGTGGTCCAGGATGACTTCCTGGTACATGGAGTCCAGTTTCACCTTGTCAGCACGCCCCTCAGCCGAAGAAGTTCCGTACGTGCTCCAAGCCGTCGACCAGTGCGTCGATCTCGGCCGGCGTGGAGTACAGATAGAACGACGCTCGCGTGGTCGCAGGAATTCCGTAGCGGAGGCAGACGGGCCGCGCGCAGTGGTGGCCCACACGTACCGCGATGCCCTCCTCGTCGAGGACCTGACCCACGTCGTGCGGGTGGATGTCGCCGAGCGTGAAGGAGATCGCCGCGCCCCGGTCCTCGGCCGTGGTGGGGCCGATGATCCTGAGGTCCGGAACCTCGCCCAGCCGCTTCACCGCGTACTCGGTGAGCGCGTGCTCATGGGCGAGGATCTTGTCCATGCCGATCGCGGACAGGTAGTCGATCGCCGCGCCGAGTCCGACCGCCTGAGCGATCGGCGGGGTGCCCGCCTCGAACTTGTGCGGGGCGGGAGCGTACGTCGACGAGTGCATCGACACCGTCTCGATCATCTCGCCGCCGCCCAGGAACGGGGGCAGGTCCTCCAGGAGCTCCTGACGGCCCCACAGCACGCCGATGCCGGTCGGACCGCACATCTTGTGGCCGGTGAAGGCCACGAAGTCGGCCTGGAGGGCCTGGACGTCCATCGGCATGTGCGGCGCGGCCTGCGAGGCGTCGATGCAGACGAGAGCGCCGACCTCCTGCGCGCGGCGGATTATCGTCTCGACCGGGTTGACCGTGCCCAGGATGTTCGACACCAGCACGAAGGAGACGATCTTCGTCTTCTCCGTGATGATCTCGTCGATGTTGGACAGGTCGAGCCGACCGTCGTCGGTGAGGCCGAACCACTTCAGCTTCGCGCCCGTGCGCTGCGACAGCAGCTGCCACGGCACGATGTTGGAGTGGTGCTCCATCTCCGTGATGACGATCTCGGTCTCGGAGTCCACGCGGTAGGGCTCGTCGGCCCAGCCCAGCATGTTCGCCACGAGGTTCAGCGACTCGGAGGCGTTCTTGGTGAAGATCACCTCGTCGCGGCTGGGCGCGTTGATGAACGCGGCGACCTTGTCGCGCGCGCCCTCGTACAGCGCCGTGGCCTCCTCGGCGAGGACGTGCACGCCACGGTGGACGTTGGCGTTGTAGCGCTCGTAGTACTCGCCCAGGGCGTCCAGCACCTGGCGCGGCTTCTGCGAGGTCGCCGCGTTGTCCAGGTAGACAAGCTTCCGGTCGTCGTGGACCAGTCGGTCCAGGATGGGGAAGTCCTTGCGGATCGCCTCGGTGTCGAGGAGGCCCGACAGCTGTGTCACGCGGATACGCCACCCTTCGTGTAAACCTCGTAGCCCTCGTTCTCCAGCTTGTCGGCGAGCTCGGCGCCGCCGGACTCGACGATGCGGCCGCCGGAGAAGACGTGGACGAAGTCGGGCTTGATGTAGCGCAGGATGCGCGTGTAGTGCGTGATCAGCAGGGTGCCGACCTCGCCGGTCTCGCGGACGCGGTTGACGCCCTCGGAGACGACCCGGAGCGCGTCGACGTCGAGGCCGGAGTCGGTCTCGTCGAGGATCGCGATCTTCGGCTTGAGCAGCTCCAGCTGGAGGATCTCGTGGCGCTTCTTCTCACCGCCGGAGAAGCCCTCGTTGACGTTGCGCTCGGCGAAGGCCGGGTCCATGTTGAGACGCTCCATGGTCTCCCTGACCTCCTTCACCCAGGTACGCAGCTTGGGGGCCTCGCCACGGATGGCGGTGGCGGAGGTGCGGAGGAAGTTGGAGACCGAGACGCCGGGGACCTCGACCGGGTACTGCATCGCCAGGAACAGGCCCGCGCGGGCGCGCTCGTCGACGGACATCTCCAGGACGTCCTCGCCGTCGAGGGTGACGGTGCCGCCGGTGATCGTGTACTTGGGGTGACCCGCGAGGGAGTAGGCGAGGGTCGACTTGCCGGAGCCGTTGGGGCCCATGATGGCGTGCGTCTCGCCCTGCTTCACGGTGAGGTCGACGCCCTTGAGGATCTCCTTGGTGGAGTTGTCGGCCTCGACGGTGACGTGCAGGTCTCGGATTTCAAGCGTTGCCATGGGTGCCTCAGGACTCCTGGGAAAGGGAGACGAGCACATCGTCCCCTTCGATCTGTACGGGGTATACGGGAACGGGGCGCGTCGCGGGAAGGCCGGACGGCTTGCCGGTGCGGAGGTCGAACGCGGAGCCGTGCAGCCAGCACTCGATCTGGCAGTCCTCCACCTCGCCCTCGGAGAGCGAGACGTTCGCGTGCGAGCAGATGTCGTTGATCGCGAACACCTCGCCCTCGGTGCGGACGACCGAGACCGGCGTGCCGTCGAGTTCCACCCGCTTCGGGGTGTCCTCCTCCAGCTCGCTGAGGCCACAGGCGCGTACGAAAGCCATCAGACTGTGGCCTCCAGCTCCTCGTCGATCTTCACGAGAAGGCGCTCTTCGATGTCGTCCACGCCGATCTGCTGGACCAGTTCGGCGAAGAAGCCGCGGACCACCAGGCGACGGGCCTCGTCGGCGGGGATGCCGCGGGCCATCAGGTAGAAGAGCTGCTCGTCGTCGAAGCGGCCGGTCGCACTCGCGTGACCCGCTCCGACGATCTCGCCGGTCTCGATCTCCAGGTTCGGCACCGAGTCGACCCGGGCGCCGTCCGTCAGGACGAGGTTCCGGTTCATCTCGTAGGTGTCCGTGCCCTCGGCCTTGGCCTCGATGAGCACGTCACCGATCCACACCGCGTGGGCGCCCTCGCCCTGGAGCGCGCCCTTGTAGACGACGTTGGACTTGCAGTGCGGGACGTTGTGGTCGACCAGGAGGCGGTGCTCCTGGTGCTGGCCGGCGTCCGTGAAGTACAGACCGAGCAGTTCGGCCTCGCCACCGGGACCGGCGTACGCGACGCGCGGGTGGAGGCGGACGAGGTCGCCGCCGAAGGTCACGACGACCGACCTGAAGGAGGCGTCGCGGCCGATCAGCGCGTTGTGCTGGGCCACGTGCACGGCCTTGTCGTCCCAGTCCTGGACGGAGACGACGGTCAGCTTGGCGCCGTCCCCGAGGACGTAGTCGACGTTGGCGGCGAGCACGGCGTCACCGGTGTGGTCGATGACGACGACGGCCTCGGCGAAGGCGCCCAGCTCGATCACCTGGTGGGCGAAGGCGGTGCCGCCCTCGCCGTGCACGGCGATACGGATCGGCTCGGTGAGCACCGTCTCCTTGGGGACGGTGACCACGCCGGCCTTCTCGAACGCCGAGTACGCCTGGGCGGCGATGCGGTCCACCGGGGTGCCGGCCCTGCCGACCCGGGCGTCGTCACGGCCGACGGTCTCGATCGTGACGCCCTCGGGCGCCTCGATGGCGACCTTCAGGCCGTCGCCGGTGGCGACCGCGGTGCCGTCGTGCAGGCCGCGCAGCCGCTCCAGCGGGGTGAACCGCCACTCCTCCTCGCGGCCGTGCGGGACGGGGAAGTCCTGCACGTCGAAGGAGGGGGGCGCGCTCATGCGCGTGGCGACGGTCGACTCGGCGGCAACGGCCACCGCGCCGGCGGTGGTGCTGCCCACCGGGATGTTCTGAGCCTCAGCCATGGCTGTCGGTCTGCTCTCTTCCTGCGTAAGTGACTTGATGGAGACGGCCGTTGCTTAGCCGACCGCGCCTTCCATCTGGAGCTCGATCAGCCGGTTGAGCTCAAGGGCGTACTCCATGGGCAGTTCCTTCGCGATCGGCTCCACGAAGCCGCGCACGATCATCGCCATCGCCTCGAACTCGGTCAGACCGCGGCTCATCAGGTAGAAGAGCTGGTCCTCGGAGACCTTGGAGACGGTCGCCTCGTGGCCCATGGACACGTCGTCCTCGCGGACGTCCACGTAGGGGTACGTGTCCGAGCGGGAGATGGTGTCGACGAGCAGCGCGTCGCACAGCACGTTCGACTTGGAGCCGTGGGCGCCCTCGCCGATCTCGACGAGACCGCGGTAGGAGGTGCGGCCGCCGCCTCGCGCCACCGACTTGGAGACGATGTTGGAGGAGGTGTTCGGCGCCATGTGGACCATCTTGGAGCCGGCGTCCTGGTGCTGGCCCTCGCCCGCGAAGGCGATGGACAGGGTCTCGCCCTTGGCGTGCTCGCCCATCAGGTAGACGGCCGGGTACTTCATCGTCACCTTGGAGCCGATGTTGCCGTCGATCCACTCCATGGTCGCGCCCTCGTACGCCACGGCGCGCTTGGTGACCAGGTTGTAGACGTTGTTCGACCAGTTCTGGATGGTCGTGTAACGGCAGCGGGCGTTCTTCTTGACGATGATCTCGACGACCGCGGAGTGCAGCGAGTCCGACTTGTAGATCGGGGCGGTGCAGCCCTCGACGTAGTGCACGTAGGCACCCTCGTCGACGATGATCAGGGTCCGCTCGAACTGGCCCATGTTCTCCGTGTTGATGCGGAAGTAGGCCTGGAGCGGGATCTCGACCTGCACGCCCGGCGGCACGTAGATGAAGGAGCCGCCCGACCACACCGCGGTGTTCAGGGAGGCGAACTTGTTGTCACCGACCGGGATGACGGTCCCGAAGTACTCCTTGAAGAGCTCCGGGTGCTCCTTCAGGGCGGTGTCGGTGTCGAGGAAGATGACGCCCTGCTCCTCCAGGTCCTCGCGGATCTGGTGGTAGACGACCTCGGACTCGTACTGGGCCGCGACACCGGCGACGAGGCGCTGCTTCTCCGCCTCCGGGATGCCGAGCTTGTCGTACGTGTTCTTGATGTCCTCGGGCAGGTCCTCCCAGGACTCCGCCTGCTTCTCCGTGGACCGTACGAAGTACTTGATGTTGTCGAAGTCGATACCGGAGAGGTCCGAGCCCCAGTTCGGCATGGGCTTCTTGTCGAACAGGCGCAGGCCCTTGAGACGGAGCTTGGTCATCCACTCCGGCTCGGACTTCTTCGCGGAGATGTCCTTGACGACATCCTCGCTCAGACCGCGCTTCGCAGAGGCGCCGGCTACGTCGGAGTCGGCCCAGCCGTATTCGTACGTACCCAGACCCTCGAGTTCGGGGTGGGCAGTCTCCGTGGGGAGAGTCATGCGGGGTTCCTCCCGGCCGTGCTTGCGGATGCGTTATGTGTGGTTGTGGAAATCTTCGGGATGAACGTCGTGCAGACGCCGTCGCCGTGCGCGATGGTCGCCAGCCGCTGGACGTGTGTGCCGAGCAGCTGCGAGAAGATCTCGGTCTCCGCCTCGCAGAGCTGCGGGAACTTCTCCGCGACGTGGGCCACCGGGCAGTGGTGCTGGCAGAGCTGCTCGCCCGTGTGCGGGAGGGGGGCGCTGCGCGCCGTAGCAGCGTACCCGTCCGCGCTCAGGGCCTTGGCCAGGGCTTCGGTGCGCTGCTCCGGCGGGGCCGCGTCTATCGCCTCGCGGTACGAGGCCGCCTGCTCGGCGATCCTCGCGCGGGCGAAGGCGACGACGGCCTCGTCCCCGCCGAGCCGGTCCCGGATCCAGTTCAGGGCGTCGGCGGCGAGCTTGTCGTAGGACTGGTCGAAGGCGTCCCGGCCGCAGTCGGTCAGCGCGAACACCTTCGCGGGGCGGCCGCGGCCGCGCGCTCCGTAGACCCGCTGCTCGCGTGCCTCCACGACGTCGTCGGCGACCAGTGCGTCCAGATGCCGGCGTACGGCCGCGGAGGTGAGCCCGAGACGTCCGGCCAGCTCGGTCACGGTCGACGGCCCGTGGTCCAGGATGGACCGCGCGACCCGGTTGCGCGTCGAGCGCTCACCGGTCGCTAGCTCCTCCTGCGGGGCCCCCATGGGGGTCTCCCGAGCCTCGCCGACGTTTTTCACAACGCCATTGTTGCGTAATTCCTCTGGGCCAGGCAAGCCGCGTCCCGCGCACCGGACGGTGCCCTGCGTCACTTAGGTTTACCTAATCTGACCTGCGCAAACGATCTCTGATCGATCAAATGGGTGGCATCACCGGGCCCGGTCCGGGACACTCCGGAGACATGCCCACACCCCCTCCGACCGGCCCACTTGTCACTCGCGACACCATCGCCTCGGGATTGCGCGACATGGGCGTCCGCCCCGGCGAAACCCTCCTCCTCCACTCTTCCCTGAGCGCGCTCGGCTGGGTCTGCGGAGGCTCCGTCACGGTCGTCCGGGGAATTCTCGACGCCCTGGGCCATCAGGGCACACTCGCGGTCCCCACCCAGACCGGCGACCTCTCGGACCCGGCCCTGTGGAGCAGTCCGCCGGTGCCCCGGGAGTGGTGGGAGACGATCCGGGCCACGATGCCCGTCTACGACCCTCTCCTCACGCCCTCCCGCGGAGTCGGCGTGATCCCGGAGACCGTGCGGACCTGGCCGAGCGCCCGGCGCAGCGCGCACCCGCAGACCTCGTTCGCCGCCGTGGGCCCGCGCGCGGCGGAGATCGTCGACGGGCACGCGACCGACTGCCGTCTCGGCGAGCGGAGCCCTCTGGCCCGGCTGGAGGCGCTCGACGCCCGGGTGCTGCTGCTCGGCGCCGGCTACGGCACCTGCACCGCCTTCCACCTCGCCGAGTACCGCATCCCCTCGCCGCTGGTGAAGGTGGGCCGCCCGGGCCCGGCGGGCTGGGAGGTGGTGACCGAGGTGTCGATCAGTTCGGACCGGTTCGACGAGCTGGGCTGGGACTTCGAACGGGACCGCCCCGTCGTACGGGGACGGGTGGGCGCGGCCGACGTACGGCTGTTCCCGATCGCCGACGCGGTGGCGTACGCGCGGCGGTGGCTGGCCGTGCACCGGCCCCGTGAGGAGGAGATCGCGCACCCGCCGCTCTGAGGCCCGCCGCACGAACCTAGACTCGGGCCCATGCGAAGTGAGCCCGTGGTCCAGGTCCAGGCCCTGGTGAAGCGGTACGGCACGAAGACCGCGGTGGACGGCCTCGACCTGGTGGCCGAAGCGGGTGTGACCGCCGTACTCGGTCCCAACGGTGCGGGCAAGACGACCACGGTGGAGAGCTGCGAGGGATACCGCCGACCCGACTCCGGCACGGTGCGTGTGCTGGGCCTGGACCCGGTCCGACAGTCCCGCGAACTGCGTCCCCGCATCGGCGTGATGCTCCAGTCCGGCGGGGTCTACTCGGGCGCGCGGGCCGACGAGATGCTCCGGCATGTAGCGAAGCTGCACGCCCATCCGCTGGACGTGGACGTGCTCATCGAGCGCCTGGGACTCGGCGGGTGCGGCCGGACGACGTACCGCCGCCTCTCCGGCGGCCAGCAGCAGCGCCTCGCGCTGGCGATGGCGGTGGTCGGCCGCCCGGAACTGGTGTTCCTCGACGAGCCGACCGCCGGGCTGGACCCGCAGGCCCGTCGCGCCACCTGGGACCTGGTCCGCGATCTGCGCGCCGACGGCGTCTCGGTCATCCTCACCACGCACCACATGGACGAGGCCGAGCAGCTCGCCGACGACGTCGCGATCATCGACGCGGGCCGGGTCATCGCCCACGGCTCCCCGGAGGAGCTGTGCCGCGGCGGCGCCGAGAACACCCTCCGCTTCTCCGGCCGCCCCGGCCTGGACGTGGGCTCCCTGCTCAAGGCCCTGCCCGCGGACTCCTCGGCGGCCGAGCTGACACCGGGCTCCTACCGGGTCGTCGGCAAGGTCGACCCGCAGCTCCTCGCGACGGTCACCTCCTGGTGCGCCCAGCACGGCGTGATGCCGGAGAGGATCTCGGTCGAACGGCACACCCTCGAAGACGTGTTCCTGGAGCTGACCGGCAAGGAGCTGCGCTCATGACGGTAGGTACCTTCACGCCGAGGCCGGGCGCGGCCCCCCTGGGGCGCATGATCATGGCGCAGGCCGCGCTGGAGACGAAGATGCTCCTGCGCAACGGCGAGCAGCTGCTGCTGACGGTCGTGATCCCCACGCTGCTGCTGGTGCTGTTCAGCACGGTGGACGTCGTGGACACGGGCGCGGGTGAGGCCGTGGACTTCCTGGCCCCCGGCATCCTCGCGCTGGCGGTCATGTCCACCGCCTTCACCGGCCAGGCCATCGCCACGGGCTTCGAACGCCGCTACGGCGTCCTGAAGCGCCTCGCCTCCTCCCCGCTCCCCCGCTGGGGCCTGATGACCGCCAAGACGATCTCCGTACTGGCCACGGAGATCCTCCAGATCATCCTGCTGACGGTGATCGCCCTCACCCTCGGCTGGTCCCCGCACGGCAACCCCTTCGCCGTCCTGCTCCTCCTGGTCCTCGGTACGGCCGCCTTCTCCGGCCTCGGCCTGCTGATGGCCGGCACCCTCAAGGCCGAGGCCACCCTCGGCGCCGCCAACCTGGTCTTCATCCTGCTGCTCGTGGGCGGCGGCGTGATCGTCCCACTGGACAAGTTCCCGCCGGGCGCGCAGGACGTACTGGGCCTGCTACCGATCACAGCGCTGTCGGAGGGCCTGCGCGATGTGTTGCAGCACGGGGCGGGGGTGCCGTGGGGCGACCTGGGAATCCTGAGCGTGTGGGCGGTTCTGGGACTCGCGGCCGCCGGCAGGTTCTTCCGCTGGGAGTGATCAGCGGACCCACATCTGGGAGACGAGGGGGCCGAAGCCGAGGGTGGTCTGGTAGTTGCCGAGGCGGGTTGAGGTGAAGGAGACCTGTTTGACGTTGGCCACCGGGATCCAGACGGCCTCGTCGACGGTCATGCGGTCGACCTGCTCCCACAGTCGACCGGCCCGGGCGGAGTCGGAGACCTCGGCGGCCTGGGCGGAGGCGACGAGGCGGTCGAAGGCGGGGGAACAGTACTCGGCGAGGTTCGGGTTGTTACCACCGTCGGCCGGACGAAAGCCGTCGCAGGTGAGGCTGGGCGTGAAGTACGTGGAGGCGGACGGATAGTCGGGCCACCACGCGTTGAACATCAGCTGCGCCCGCGTACGTGAGTCCCCCACGGTGTCCCAGTACGTCTCGTCCTTGGGCAGGACGTGCAGGGTGGCCCGGTAGCCGAGTTCCTTCAGGAGGTCCACGAAGTAGGAGGCGACACGGCGGGGCGACTCCACGCTCCAGGTCCACACGCCGACCTCCATGCCCACGGTGCCCGACGCCTTGACCAGCTCCCTGGCGCGATCGAGGTCGGGTCCGGACCACCGGCCGCCGGGGCCGGGGGCGCGCGTGTACGGACAATAGGGGCGGTAGCCGGGATACCCCGGCGGCAGGGTCTGGCAGGTCACGGACGCGATCTCACGCCCACCCATCAAGGTCACCAGCCTGTTGCGGTCGACGGCGTAGGAGAGGGCCTGGCGGACCCGCTTGTCGTCGAAGGGCGGCACTCGGGTGTTGAAACTCTCGTAGATCATGAGGAACGCGGGGTCGGAGCGGAGCCGGCCCGGGTAGCGCACGGCGAGCCGCCGCAGGTCGAGCAGTCGGGGATGACTGTTGAGATAGATCGCGAGGTCCGCCCGGCCGGCGTTGACCTCCGCGATCTGTTTCTCGGCCGTCGCGACCGTCCGCCAGCGGATGACGTCGGCGTAGCCCTCCGGCTGGGCGACATGGGACCACTGCCGGAAGTGCGGGTTCCGTACGAGGGTGAGCTGCTTCCCTTTCCGGTATTCGGAGATCCGGTACGGACCGGTCGAGGGAACGGGCCGGTCGCCGACGCCCTCGTCCGAGGTGCCCGGTGGCGTCGGTACGACGAACAGAGTGAGCTTGCCCAGGAAGTCCGGGTCGGGCTCAGTCAGCCGGAAGGTGACCGTGGACGCCGTGTCGTCGGTGACGATCCCCCGTGAAAGGTCGCAGCGTTCGGGGTGGTCCAGGCACGCGGCCCCGCCGATGACCCTCGTGAAGTACACGGGGTTTCCCCCGCCGACGGTCAGCACCCGCTCGACGCCCCGGCGGAAGTCCGAGGCCTTGACGAGTCTGCCGTCGGAATAGCGGATCCCCCGCCGCAGGGTGAAGGTGTAGGTGCGCCCACCGTCGGCGGGTCTCGGGAGTTCGGTCGCCAGGTCCGGGATGAGCGTGAGTTCCGAACCGCCGGGCACCTGACGCCACCCGACGAGATGGTCGTAGACCACGCTGAGCGCGAGGACCGCCTCCCCGACATAGACGTTCGCCGGATCGATACCCGCCTCGGCGGCCCCGCCGAACCCCAGCACGGTCAACGTCCCGCCCCGATGCGCCGCCGAGGCGAACGCCCGCGCCCCCACCCACACCGTCTCCCCGGCCAGCGCCAGCCCCCGCGGCGAACCACCCGTACGTACGGTCCGCACCGGCCGTGCCGTCCGCGGATCCAGCCGCACCACCGTCGCGTCGTACTCGTTGCTCACCCACACCCCGTCCGGCCCCGCCGCCACCGTGCGGGGCCCGTCGCCGACCTCGTGCGAGGTGACGACACCGGAACGCGTGTCGATACGGGAGACGGTGAGTGAGAGCCCGTTGGCGACCCAGACCGC
Proteins encoded in this region:
- a CDS encoding ABC transporter substrate-binding protein, whose product is MSATQTVTEFGLLGPLRVLRSGSALPLGGPRQRAVLALLLIEANRVVPLDRLVDEVWDGDPPDGAITSVQTYVFHLRRILEPDRTRGAPAEVLVTQGRGYLLRTDPAATDAGRFEASVREGRAALDAGRHAEAGRILRGALGLWRGAVLEDLGDYGFVRREAARLEGVRLSAIEARVETDLASGRHAAVVGELEQLVAAHPLREQLCAQLMLALYRCGRQAEALAYYRRLRDRLADELGLDPDESVQRVHQAVLAHDPTVAAPHRTGAPGTARRRRVRGTVLSFAAITALCTGLLSGAGAPRSVPVSLEANTVGAVHGGGGPAVPVGQSPDGLAWGAGSVWAANSGDDSVSRIDPRTRAVQLIPVGSGPVAVAVDGDDVWVANSGDGTVSRINASVDRVVDTVPVGNLPSAVAAGPGGVWVALSGDNAVRRIDPDSGRVGPPVAVGRAPTGIGVGEDTVWAANSLDGTVTPVDAASGQARGPIQVGTGPRSVSVTEDAVWVANGLSLTVSRIDTRSGVVTSHEVGDGPRTVAAGPDGVWVSNEYDATVVRLDPRTARPVRTVRTGGSPRGLALAGETVWVGARAFASAAHRGGTLTVLGFGGAAEAGIDPANVYVGEAVLALSVVYDHLVGWRQVPGGSELTLIPDLATELPRPADGGRTYTFTLRRGIRYSDGRLVKASDFRRGVERVLTVGGGNPVYFTRVIGGAACLDHPERCDLSRGIVTDDTASTVTFRLTEPDPDFLGKLTLFVVPTPPGTSDEGVGDRPVPSTGPYRISEYRKGKQLTLVRNPHFRQWSHVAQPEGYADVIRWRTVATAEKQIAEVNAGRADLAIYLNSHPRLLDLRRLAVRYPGRLRSDPAFLMIYESFNTRVPPFDDKRVRQALSYAVDRNRLVTLMGGREIASVTCQTLPPGYPGYRPYCPYTRAPGPGGRWSGPDLDRARELVKASGTVGMEVGVWTWSVESPRRVASYFVDLLKELGYRATLHVLPKDETYWDTVGDSRTRAQLMFNAWWPDYPSASTYFTPSLTCDGFRPADGGNNPNLAEYCSPAFDRLVASAQAAEVSDSARAGRLWEQVDRMTVDEAVWIPVANVKQVSFTSTRLGNYQTTLGFGPLVSQMWVR